A stretch of DNA from Zootoca vivipara chromosome 16, rZooViv1.1, whole genome shotgun sequence:
cttagttggtctctaaggtgtactggaaggattttttttcttttgtttcgactacgtcagaccaacacggctacctacgtgtagccatattctctctctctctctctctctctcacacacacacacacacaccagtaatgCCCCTAGGTTACTGTAAGGAATGTGTCTCCAATTTTTTCTCTAATTTTATGTCTTAATAGGTGCAACGAAGGTGTGGCACAGCAGACTGGGTGAATTGGAAAACTGGTGGTTTAAAGAAGAGCAGAAACTTGTGGATATAAAGATCTACAGCAAACTCAACCAACAaggtaaacatttttaaagttttaaaagggTGATCAGGGTCTCTTCTGAGCAGTTACTTGGTCAACCGGGGTCCTTTGGGGTATAACTCAAAATGGTGGCTTCTTAACCTAACACAAAAATAGGGGCACCAGTTCTTCCTTACTTGAATCTGTCAAGCTGCTTGCCTTCTGGAAGACCTCCCGCTATCTTTAAAgcttgctctagatcaggcatccccaaactttggccctccagatgttttggactacaactcccatcttccccgaccattggtcctgttagctagggatcatgggagttgtaggccaaaacatctggagggccgcagtttgaggatgcctgctctagattgcTTAAACTGGGGACCAGGTAACAGAAGGGTTCAACACAGGTTTATTTTAGAAAAACGGACCAATAAAccgacacggggacaaatagaagaagacaccttcaccccggtttggttcccctttatcacatacacagcccaagaAGACAACAACCAGAATCCCCCGACTGCATACGAATCGATCTGGCTGATGtgattcaaaaatacacactcacagcccgttcacacacacaaacaattctcactacagccaaccaaagacaaccaaccacacccaacctctcaccaccaaggaaatacaagtgaatagtaagTAATGCTGACACAACCCCTCACACACACTACCGTAAGTAGAAGAATAGCATAACcacctgacccccaccccacccgccactccctcccttcccccttttcttctccttcttctccttctccttctccttcttcttcttcttcttcttcttcttcttcttcttcttcttcttcttcttcttcttcttcttcttcttcttcctaattgtttaaaccaattcataaaccaagaactcacacattgaccactaataatgaaacatatgttgcagatatttttccacatttattatgctatgttTGTGATATACatatgacatgagaaaacttggtatacttctTTGCATAACATACTTAtttataaaaaccaaaacaaacaaaaccagccaCGGGTTTATTGCACCAGCAACCAAGCTGACAGGAGGGTGCTTCCATTTAACACACCACATTTTGCAGAGTAGCAGGTAAGCCAAAGCGGTTAAAAATCTTTCTCTTGCTACTTCTAGGTAGCAGTGGCTGTTCAGAAAAGAATGGTGGATGCAGCCACATTTGCTTGCCAGTTCCGCAAGGGAGAAGTTGCAGATGCGTCACGGGGTACATTCTAGAGCATGGTACTAGATGCACCAAACCACAATGCTCGGAGCCGCTCCAAGCCTGCAAGGATAACAGCAAATGTATTGCAAAAGAGCAAGTTTGTGATGGCAGCAGTGATTGCTCTGATGGATCAGATGAGAGAGACTGTGAGTAACCCAGCTGAGAAACTGCATgcggtgtgttgtgttgtgttgtgagtAAATGGATCCTTGGGGAATTCTGCTTTGCTAAATGGCCCTTAAAAATGTCTGAACTCCTAATGGTTGGACAGCTAGATACATTAAGATCTAGCTGCTGCCTTACCAGAAAATCATTCCCTTTTCATAGACCCCCAACAACTACAGCTTCAAATGGGATGAAATACTGTTCTTtcctagtaaggtaaaggtaaatgacccctggacagttaggtccaatcaaaggcgactatggggtgcggcgctcatctcgcttcaggctgagggagccggcgtttgtccacagacagctttccgcgtCAAGTGGCCagctgtagtctaaaccagtggtcctcaaccttgggcctccagatgttttgagactacaattcccatcatccctgaccactggtcctgctagctagggatcatgggagttgtaggccaaaaacatctggaggcccaaggttgaggaccactggtctaaaccactgagcctcttgggcttgctgatcggaaggtctgcagtttgaatctgcatgacggggtgagctctagATGCTTTGCTAGTACAGAAAAGTTGCACCATAGCCCATGAGGTTATCCAAGCCATGATTTTAGctaacataaggtaaagggacccctaaccattaggtccagttgtgatcgactctggggttgcggcactcatctcgcattattggtcgagggagccagcgtacagcttccaggtcatgtggccagcatgacaaagccacttctggcgaaccagagcagcgcacggaaacgctgtttaccttcccgctgtagcggtacctatttatctacttgcactggcatgctttcgaattgctaggttggcaggagctgggactgagcaatgggagctcaccccgtcgcagggattcaaaccgctgaccttctgagcggcaagccctaggctcagtggtttaacccgcgtcccaaaggtaaatgacccctggacagttaggtccagtcaaaggcgactatggggtgtggcactcatcttgcttcagactgagggagccggtgtttgtccacaaacagctttccgggtcatgtgcccagctgtggtctaaaccactgagcttcttgggcttgctgatcggaaggtctgcagtttgaatctgcacggcggggtgagctctaGTTGCTTTGCTATTACAGAAAAATTGCACCATAGCCATGAGGTTGTCCAAGGCACGATTATAGCTAACataaggtaaagggtcccctaaccattaggtccagttaaaACTAGTTTGCCGTGCTGTCTTCCAATGGGGGCCCTTAGGAACTGTTCTGTGAGTAGAAGGTAGGAACTGCTTCACATTCTCAACGCTTTACGGAAAATACATTTTCAGTATTCTATCGGGGAAGCAATGATGGTGTTCTTTGTAGAATGGGTAGATTCTAGActggaatatgttgttgtttagtcgtgtccgactcttcgtgaccccatggaccatagcacgccaggcactcctgtcttgcattgcctcccgcagtttggtcaaactcatgttcgtagcttcgagaacactgtccaaccatctcgtcctctgtcgtccccttctcctagtgccctcgatctttcccaacatcagggtcttttccaaggattcttctcttctcatgagactGGAATATACCCACAACCAAACTGTTAGCCAAAGTAGCCAAGTTTGGTCAACAGATAATTCAAACAAGTTAAGATAAAACTTTGAGAATCTGTGTTTTATGACTTTgttagaaaaggaaaaggaaaggtgagaccccccttaataataataataataataataataataataataataataatttattatttataccctgcccatctggctgggttttcccaacagaaaaatgaaataaaacaatcaattaaacattaaaagcctccctaaacagggctgccttcagatgtcttttaaaaatctggtagctgtttttctctttgacatctgatgggagggcgttccacagggcggacaccaccaccgagaaggccctctgcctggttccctgcaacttggcttctcacaacgagggaaccaccagaaggccctcggtattggacctcagtgtccgagcagaacaatgggggtggagacgctccttcaggtatactttaaTCAAGTAAGCTTTGCCGGCAGTTACATTTTTTATCCTTAAACCACCAGAAATGTCATATGGTACTAGGCTGATCTCAATGTGTCCCAAAAGCAACGAGTTGATGGCTTTTCTGCCGACAGGCAACAACGCTCTCAAGAAGAAAGCCCAGCCCACACACCAACCTTCCACACTGCTGCAAACAAAACCCTTTCTTGTTAAGATAAACACAGTGGCACCCATCaaaaccaccaccaagaagccTACTGGTGGAACTGCACATGTACGGCCAGAAGTAAAAAAATACACGAGAAGGAGTACTACTGCAACAGCGGCATGGGCACTCGAGCCAAGCAGAAGCCAGATGACCACATTACCTcccaaaaagaaatggaaagaacctTCTCTGGTGCAGGGAATCGTGAGAAGTGGCCTGGAGTCGCAGCCTTGCAGCAGGGAGACCTGCAACAGGAGAGGGGACTGCACTATGGAGGGCGATAGAGTGAAATGCATCTGCACATTGGGCTATAGTGGAGACtactgtgaggaggaggaggggaagtctAAGGCGGGTCTCGTTCTGGGCATCATTTCCATCCTACTAATGGCCATGGCGGCAGCTGGGACCTTTGTCTACTTCAGGAAGCAAAGAACGCGGCAAAGGTAAGGCTATTTGCCGTTCTCTCTACGCTGCTAGATAATTGTGCACCTTGCAGCGAAGGGCGCTTTTGTGGATGTCACCTCTGAGTGGTGGACTTTAAAGAGGGTATTTGGTGGGGCAGAGGGGTACTTGGCTGTCAGCAATAACAACTTACTACGGACTAAAAACTGAACCTATTTTTCTCTATGCGTTCTCCTTCAAAGAGACTAGGAAGAATATTGCGATGAAATGCCATTAATGTATAGTACAGCCGGTGGAATATCATAACTCTTTACGCTGGTACCGTTGTTTGCTACCTACTGAGAACGGCCTACAGCTCTCCCATTCACCTTCTGCACCAGgcttttccaaacttgggtctccagctgtttttggactgcaactcccatcattcctagctagcaggaccagtggtcagggatgatgggagttgtagttcaaaagcagctggagacccacgtttgggaaaccctgttctacacTATCTCCCATTATTGTTTGGTTACACTGGTATGtatgtggctgtaattgtgtttttgttttgtttttaatgagatggcattcaattttgttgtactatgtcagactatgtacaatgacaataaagtatctatctatctatctatctatctatctatctatctatctttccaTCTTTCCCATCCAAGGGGCTTAGGCTATGTGGCAACCAGGGTGGGGTGGCATTTTGCAAGCTTCCACTAACTCAGGGATGGGAaccctttggtcctccagatgttgctgaactataactcccatcagcgccagcaagcgtggccaatggccatggttgatgggagttgtagttcagaagcaACTGGAGGACCAAAGCTTCCCTGCCCTAACAGGAGAgcctttctcctccctgccccacacCCGTGCTGTTGATAGCTTTACCAAAAAATGTGGATATTAAAATAGACAAAAGCTTCCACAGTGATTTGAAATTGTATAAATTGaaaattcaataataaataataataataattattattatttataccccgccctccctagcCAAGGCCGGGATCAGAgcggctaacactagatataaaacaactgattaaaatacaacttaagaacaagactaaatacattaaaatcaaaatttaaaatgcagcctcatacggaaggaaaggggaaatgggggaggggatcaggttgacTACAGgcaaaatgccaggcggaacaactctatCTTATTGTCttattgtggtttttgtttttgttttaaaaaggaaatgaagtTCTGAAATGATGCTCACTTTGGCCGAGCCCAAAATATGGGCAGCAGTAATTTGCTTGTGCAGAGACATCCTGCTTTGTTTCTAAATTTGAATGGCTTGCTTGTGCCTGTTGCAGTCCTGTTTGCAGAATCATGAAAGAGGAATTATTGGCACACATGTTCTGCAACTGCAATTTGCATTGATGGATGTAGTTTGGGTTCCAAATTAGTGGTGCATGTGGTACTACAAGATCACTGTGCCTCTAACAGCTTAGCACAAGGCTTCCAGCCAAGGATTTGCATCACAGTCTATACGTGTGTCTTTTCTCCTCCCCACACAGGACTTCAAGTATATCATCAACTGGACCGCTGACTAGCTACCAGAAGGACAGTGACAAAGAAGACAATTTCGTTGAAGATGAAACCTGTATCAACGCAGCTTATGATCCCGAGCAGGTGAGGGCTTCTTAAGATTCCTGTCCTAAGCTTCCAATTCCGAGCACTGGTATATGAGTCCTGTGTTCTTGGAACAAGTGTTGTTCCTACTTTGGGATTTTAAACCTGGCCTGGCTATTGCGAAAGGCAAAGCCAGCAGCAGGATCAGAAAAACCTCGCTGCCTAGAGAAGCTGCCCTTGTGAGTGGTTAAAATGCTGGCAGGACAGAGGGAGGGACATTGGCTGAAATAAGCACACCCACTACTTGGCAAAGCTTCTAGCAATCTGTCTGCAGTTCTTCCTTGCCTGAAAAACTGAACTGGTTGTAATACCACTGCGTTTGATAGTCCAGGTGAAAATGCTGAAATGTGGCTTTACAATCCTCTGCAGGAATTGTCGACTCCAATGAAGACGGGCATGGGCGCAGACTcgtaaagcaaacaaataaatgatttaCAGTAGATAAGTGTATTGcaatctctctttttctcccaaaTGCATTGCCTAGATAATAGTGAGAATTTGGCATATGCTATGTCTGTTTCCACGCTGGGCATTTTCTGTGGGATATTTGCACTTTATTCTGGGCATTTGCATGATGTCATGGTCAAGAGCCTAGATTTGCAGGAGGGAGACAAGTACACACCAGCATTGTGCAATTGAAGGGCTCTATCACCttagcccagggtttcccaaacctgggtctccagctgtttttgaactacaactcccataatctctgaccactgggtcctgctagctagggatcatgggagttgtagtctaacagctggggacctaagtttgggaaaccctgccttaGCCCAACACACatccttttaaaaattacttaCTGACATTAGGAAAGTGACAGTGCATTGAAAATTCtggaattgatttttaaaaaaacaaattgggatgaatgttcattgttgCATAAACTGAGCACAAACAAATCTGACCAAAAGCTCAATGAAGAtcagatataatctaacctcaTAATTGCACAAGGTTTGGGATGAATGGATTATCTGGAGGcactggaatttgctaccaaggagtgtggtggagtctccttctttggaggtctttaagcagaggcttgacaggcatatgtcaagaatgctttgatggtgtttcctgcttggcagggggttggactggatggcccttgtggtctcttccaactctatgattctatgattcactctgGCATGTCCCAAATTTTCCCATTGAGCTTTCCGTTTTTTTCAGAGCTCAGGAAAAAAGCAGACTGCTTTTGACACAGAGGAACAGTTGCACAGTTTCCCCAGGATGTAGATGACCTGTCGCAGAGCTCTTCTGTGGGTTTTGGCTGGTTATTGCTCCAGAAATCCCCCTCTCTATGCTTCCTCTCTCCTTAGTGTTAACTTCTACAATTGATGCAATCCTTCCCTTTGCAAATGAGCACTGCCTTCATAGACATTCATTCCCTCCCCAATAaattgttgtggggggggggggtcacgtTTGGAAGTGGAGCAAGAGGCGGAGATATTTCCCCCTATATTCAATCCAAATTAAAATTGCCCCAATgaaaatttgggggagggggagggggactccCATTTGCCTAGGACATTGTTTGAGTTCCAGAAGTCAAAGCAGAGCTTCCACTCCACTAGCAACTAAAAACAGATCGGCAGCCTTTGGGAAGCACTGAGAAGCATTCTTCCTACTAGTTGGAGGGAAATTATTGCTAAAGTACAAACAGtgagttaattttttttcaaatgctttaaaaacagaacaggGCACAGTCTGCTTCCTTGTGAATATATTATGCCTGCTGTGCAAATAGTGTATAAACTGGTAAAATATTAACACATTGCATGACTGCACGGCAGTCACAGGAaaaaggagaagagggggcaAAGAGGGATTCTTCTGACTTGCAGAAAATGAACTCTGAATAAACTAAGGTGATCCCTGCTCTTAAGTCTCCAAACATGCACCTACAattcctgctagctaggcatgatgagagttgtagtccaaaaacagctggagacctggaAACCCGGACCTAAAGGCACAAGCAGGTCTGCTTCTAAAATCGTTGCCATCTGTTGTTGAAGCACCTACAAAacttctgtaaattcaggactctacctggaaaatagagacacttggaaggtctgttaatacagtggtacctcgacttacgaaggcgatccattccgcggcgctcttcgtaagtcaaaaccttcggatgtcgaagcgtccattttgcgcatgcgcagaccacgcacgccgcttctgcacaggcgcagaacacgcgcggcaaaaatacttccgggtttgccgacttcgtaagtcgaaaccttcataagtcaaggtaccactgtatataactaagagccttagatcaggcatgcccaaactgcggccctgcaggtgttttggcctacaactcctatgatctctagctaacaggaccagtggtcggggaagatgggaattgtagtccaaaacatctggagggctgaggtttggggatgcctgccttagatactAATATATAACATatgtaacaccttgaacttgaatGGTAGGAAATAGGCCACCAGTGTAGAGATGTTgtataccatgggtaggcaaactaaggcccaggggccagatccagcccaatcgccttctaaatccggcctgcagacggtccgggaatcagcatgtttttacatgagtagaatgtgtgcatttatttaaaatgcatctctaggttatttgtggggcgtaataattagttcattattattatttttcaaaatatagtccgctcccccccaacaaggtctgagggacagtgtaccagccccctgctgaaaaagtttgctgaccccctgttGTATACTGACTAGCCCTCATTCTGTTCCAGTTGCGGTTTCCCGATCTAGTGTAAGGGAAGCCCCCCATagcatgcattgcagtaatccaaccttgaGTGCACCAATGCCTGAGCTAATGTAATCAAGCTCTTCTGGTTCAGGAACAGCTGTTGTACCACTTGTAAAGGTTCTGTAACAGAATTCTCAATACCACGCTTAATGAAGATTtcctggatttggggggggggggagaaacatggCAATTAACATGTGCACTCTAAAAggtacccctggatggttaagtccagtcaaaggcaactctggggttgcgatgctcatctcgctttcaggccaagggagccagtgtttgcccacagacagctttccgggtcatgtggtacctatttatctacttgcaccggtgggctttcgaactgctaggttggcaggagctgggacagcgaTGGGAGCAGCTCACCCCgtttcagggattcgaaccgccgaccttctgatcagcaagcccaagaggctcaacggtttagaccacagtgccacccgcatctctaATACACATAGCTCAGATGTGCTAAACCATCATGCATTAACTCATTTCCCTAACATGCATTCCTAACATGTTTTCTGTCTCCTATGAAAACATTCCACAAACTCCAACCAAATACCTGCTGCTTATTCTGATAGGTGTTCGTTTTAAGAAAATGAGTGCATGTGGGAAGGAAGGACTTGGGCTATTTACACACTATGAATCTAAAGTACATTCCCCACCcattcaaagaatcctgggaattgtactttatccctcacagagctacagttatcGGCACCCTTAAGTTTAGTTCCCAGCATTATTTGGTTGAGgagatgctttaaatgtgctgagAATCAAGGATCCTTTTGAAGCAAACACTTGAGGGGGTAAGGAGGTGTGCGTTTTCTGAAGGCAAGATTCATCCAGTGATGCCGTATAAACCGCCATACAAAAGATAACTTTTATTCTGCaagtattgcatttttatgtatcCATCTGTAAATAGGAAAACAAGGCATCTATCTCTTTGAGAGTACAGTCAAATCCTGAGGGATGATAGATTACTGGTCTCTTACCAATTTAGTAAACAGAAGATGGTGACGCAGGTGGATGAAAGCATATCTCTTGCTGCAGAGTAGCCCTGGCCCCGCTCAAAGATATTCCAGGTACTCCTGGATTTTCAGATTTCATCCAGTGTGCAAAAAAACATCTTGTCCGTTTGCTTAACAAAGCTCCGGGGCACTCTTCAAGTAAATGTGTGCAAAAGCACTGAAACAAGTATGGTTGCTGCCCTgcgagcccccctccccaaaattgcACAGTGAAGAGGACCGCTCAAGCTCCCTGTCGCTTCCTCATGCAAGAGTGATTTAATTATTGTCTTAGTATAATGTTTAACCTATCCACTTGAGAGACCAAAAGGAAAAGAGTAGAACCAGAATCTGTAGCAGTTTAGGGCTATGGCACCTGCTTGATTCACGAGCGAAAGAGGTAGGAAAAGGTCTTTGCCGGAATTAAATTTGTAGACTAAGTTTCCGCAATGGGTACCTTTGTTGTCCGAGCAGAGTTCCAGAAGGAATCTTTCTGCAGCTCGTTCCTTGCAAGAGTGTCCCTGCTTAGGGCTATAAATCAGAATCGCAAGGGAACCTGCTCCAATTACTGGGGTGTTCGTTTTCCAGTACATCCTGGGGGTTGGTGTAAGACCTTGGGGTCGGAGTCCTGTAATAGTCCATTTGGAGCTCTGTGTTGCCGATGGAGGGAGAAATGGCAGCCATGGTCGCTGGGAGCCTCTGGCTGCTGGGTGGGTAGCTGTAATCCATAGCCGCTTTCTTCAGCTTGCGCTCCTTGCAGCAGTGAGCAAAGCTGAGCGAGAGGGAGAAGCCCCCAATTATTtccaggcagcttcctaagtaGCCCAGCACCAAGCAGTAACCCACCCCTAGGCTACTGCCGGCCGGGATGGGAAGGTTTAGGATGTCGTGGTTGTACCAAGAGACGGCGATCAGGCTAAGCAGCCCGGAAACGAAGAGCAGCAGGCCACCTAGCCCAGCCAGCAGGTACTGGGGCATATCCTGCCAGCAGCGAACACCCAGCGAAGCCACAACCAAGCCCAGGACAGTGACGGCCACAGAGGATGGCATCAGCCCTTTGGCGACTTGCACAGTCTGGTGGGAGAAGTAGCCCAGGGTGTCCTTGATGTTGCACTGGGTCTTCTGGGTGCTTTGAAACTCGTTGCAGATGTCCCAGATGCCTTGGTGCTGGATCATGTCGTAGGGTTGGTCGGGGATACGGCTTGCATCCCTCCAGTCGGGAGCCAGGGTGCTGGTCAGGTTCAGGATGAGGCCGCAGGGGCCTAGGACGATGCCCACAATCATGGCGGTCGGCGTCCGCATTCTGCGCCAGGCGACAGATAGACAGAAGCTGTTATGGGTACAGACAGGTGACTGGAAAACCACTTGCTCTCAGGAAACAACCTTGGTATACTTGCTCAAGTCCTTATATACCTGCTCTGGGATTCCTCCATCCTGAGAAGAAAACTAGTTTGCGTTCTGCTTGGCTGCGTGGTATCATATCATTTACACCAC
This window harbors:
- the CLDN23 gene encoding claudin-23 isoform X2; this encodes MRTPTAMIVGIVLGPCGLILNLTSTLAPDWRDASRIPDQPYDMIQHQGIWDICNEFQSTQKTQCNIKDTLGYFSHQTVQVAKGLMPSSVAVTVLGLVVASLGVRCWQDMPQYLLAGLGGLLLFVSGLLSLIAVSWYNHDILNLPIPAGSSLGVGYCLVLGYLGSCLEIIGGFSLSLSFAHCCKERKLKKAAMDYSYPPSSQRLPATMAAISPSIGNTELQMDYYRTPTPRSYTNPQDVLENEHPSNWSRFPCDSDL
- the CLDN23 gene encoding claudin-23 isoform X1 — encoded protein: MQNKMLPSLCERMRTPTAMIVGIVLGPCGLILNLTSTLAPDWRDASRIPDQPYDMIQHQGIWDICNEFQSTQKTQCNIKDTLGYFSHQTVQVAKGLMPSSVAVTVLGLVVASLGVRCWQDMPQYLLAGLGGLLLFVSGLLSLIAVSWYNHDILNLPIPAGSSLGVGYCLVLGYLGSCLEIIGGFSLSLSFAHCCKERKLKKAAMDYSYPPSSQRLPATMAAISPSIGNTELQMDYYRTPTPRSYTNPQDVLENEHPSNWSRFPCDSDL